In Saccharomyces eubayanus strain FM1318 chromosome XV, whole genome shotgun sequence, a single window of DNA contains:
- the RPL25 gene encoding 60S ribosomal uL23 domain-containing protein has product MKKVEDGNILVFQVSMKANKYQIKKAVKELYEVDVLTVNTLVRPNGTKKAYVRLTADFDALDIANRIGYI; this is encoded by the coding sequence ATGAAGAAGGTTGAAGATGGTAAcattttggttttccaAGTTTCCATGAAAGCTAACAAATACCAAATCAAGAAGGCCGTCAAGGAATTATACGAAGTTGATGTATTGACTGTCAACACTTTGGTTAGACCAAACGGTACCAAGAAGGCTTACGTTAGATTGACTGCTGACTTCGATGCTTTGGACATTGCTAACAGAATCGGTTACATTTAA
- the GAS4 gene encoding 1,3-beta-glucanosyltransferase — protein sequence MYAMKFAITFIFLVLELLTLCQASVHPIKIKDKHFVDTVTGKPFFIKGVDYQPGGSSEVNEKQDPLSNPEACARDILLFQDLGINTVRIYSINPDLNHDACMTMLAMAGIYLILDVNSPLQNQHLNRYEPWSTFNEFYLEHVFKVVEQFSHYNNTLGFFAGNEIVNDKRSAQYSPAYIKELIGSMKKYISAHSARTIPVGYSAADDLSYRVSLSEYLECKVEDKPENSVDFYGVNSYQWCGQQTMQTSGYDTLVEAYRSYSKPVFFSEFGCNKVLPRQFQEIDSLFSDEMYSVFSGGLVYEFSQEDNNYGLVEYQDDGKVQLLADFEQLKMHYQNVEFPSMKTLKETVEMQDAPSCIEDYENLNIESKIAKNLGSFLVKKGVKVEKGKYIDLHKNQLSPNVTILGVDGSSWDGPKRIEVVQSLTSSDQQEGGEEDEEGERDELKRKHRNSGSMIGPLVPPGLFLLFYILNILF from the coding sequence ATGTATGCGATGAAATTTGCAATCACGTTTATTTTCCTGGTCTTGGAACTGCTCACATTGTGTCAAGCTTCAGTCCATCCCATAAAAATCAAGGACAAGCATTTCGTTGACACAGTGACTGGAAAGCCGTTCTTCATAAAGGGTGTTGACTATCAGCCAGGAGGCTCTTCCGAAGTTAACGAAAAACAAGACCCGCTATCCAATCCCGAAGCATGTGCTCGTgatattttgttgtttcaGGATTTGGGCATAAATACAGTAAGAATATACTCCATAAATCCAGACCTAAATCACGACGCATGTATGACCATGTTGGCGATGGCAGGAATTTATCTTATTTTGGATGTGAATTCACCGTTACAAAACCAGCATCTGAACAGGTATGAACCTTGGTCTACCTTCAACGAATTTTATTTGGAACATGTTTTCAAAGTGGTGGAACAATTCTCCCATTACAATAACACTTTAGGATTCTTTGCTGGTAATGAAATTGTAAATGACAAAAGGTCAGCCCAATATTCACCGGCATACATTAAAGAGCTTATTGGAtctatgaaaaaatatataagtGCACACTCTGCCAGAACGATTCCCGTAGGTTATTCAGCTGCAGACGATTTAAGTTATAGGGTCTCGTTATCCGAGTATTTAGAATGCAAAGTCGAAGATAAGCCTGAGAACAGCGTTGATTTCTACGGTGTTAACTCTTATCAGTGGTGCGGTCAACAAACTATGCAAACTTCCGGATACGACACATTGGTGGAAGCATACAGGAGCTATTCGAAaccagttttcttttcagagTTCGGATGCAATAAAGTTTTGCCCAGGCAATTCCAAGAAATAGACTCATTGTTCTCTGATGAGATGTATTCAGTGTTCAGTGGAGGTTTGGTTTACGAATTTTCACAAGAGGATAATAATTATGGCCTTGTCGAATATCAAGACGACGGTAAGGTACAGTTATTGGCAGATTTTGAACAGCTCAAAATGCATTACCAAAATGTTGAGTTTCCCTCTatgaaaactttaaaagAGACTGTTGAAATGCAGGACGCCCCATCGTGCATCGAAGATtatgaaaatttgaatattGAATCCAAAATTGCTAAAAATTTAGGAAGTTTTTTGGTTAAAAAAGGTGTAAAAGTTGAGAAGGGGAAATATATAGATCTGCATAAGAATCAGTTATCCCCTAATGTTACGATATTGGGCGTAGATGGTAGTAGCTGGGATGGACCCAAAAGGATTGAAGTAGTACAAAGTTTAACATCCTCAGACCAGCAAGAGGGGGGAGAGGAGGACGAGGAAGGGGAAAGAGATGagttgaaaagaaagcacaGAAATTCTGGCTCTATGATCGGCCCTTTGGTACCCCCCGGTTTgtttttgctcttttatattttaaacATCCTATTTTAA
- the TRM11 gene encoding tRNA (guanine-N2-)-methyltransferase has product MKKYLLYMVQVHLNFRRAELESLADLYNLSIDFSQYDVDSPFFVVELENDQQARDWIKRSILTRGIYEYWGQGATLDELHQDIKCQPNFEQDLQRKFKHSTFKFEFECYRGNSKANRIKQIESFHYLDFEGKIDMKHPQEVFTVVEEYTPVSENISGKTPARIFFGRQVQMSNRSAMEKYDLKKRPYKGTTSFEAELSLVSANIAQVKPGTIMYDPFAGTGSFLVAGGHFGALVVGSDIDGRMIRGKGAQVNISANFKKYDESSQFLDVLTMDFTHNALRNSLVIDTILCDPPYGIRESIKVLGAKDPERFAGKEDIEIDGEKAFLRRDYIPTKKPYALDSLLDDILQYSSERLPIDGRLAFWMPTANDANIETIVPMHENLELKYNCVQEFNKWSRRLLVYINRGDTFNGPSNHGLKRSEDNFRERYFNNFN; this is encoded by the coding sequence ATGAAGAAGTACTTGCTGTATATGGTTCAAGTCCATTTGAACTTTAGAAGAGCAGAATTGGAATCATTAGCAGACCTGTATAATCTTTCAATAGATTTTTCTCAGTATGACGTCGATAGTCCATTTTTTGTCGTAGAGTTGGAGAATGACCAGCAGGCCAGGGACTGGATCAAAAGATCTATTTTGACCAGAGGCATTTACGAATACTGGGGGCAGGGTGCAACGCTGGATGAGTTGCATCAAGACATCAAGTGTCAGCCTAATTTTGAACAggatttacaaagaaagtTCAAACACTCCACTTTTAAGTTCGAATTCGAATGCTATAGAGGTAACAGTAAGGCCAACAGAATAAAACAGATTGAATCGTTTCATTATCTTGACTTTGAGGGGAAGATCGATATGAAACACCCTCAGGAAGTCTTTACTGTTGTAGAAGAGTACACTCCGGTATCGGAAAACATTAGTGGTAAAACCCCTGCAAGGATCTTTTTTGGTAGACAAGTTCAAATGAGTAATAGAAGTGCTATGGAGAAGTATgatctgaagaaaagaccTTACAAAGGTACAACGAGTTTTGAAGCAGAACTATCTTTGGTTAGTGCCAATATAGCTCAAGTGAAACCAGGCACTATAATGTACGACCCGTTTGCAGGTACGGGGTCCTTTTTGGTTGCAGGTGGACACTTCGGCGCTTTAGTCGTTGGCTCGGATATTGACGGTAGGATGATTCGTGGTAAGGGCGCTCAAGTGAACATTTCGGctaacttcaaaaaatacgaTGAAAGCTCTCAATTCCTCGACGTGCTAACCATGGACTTCACGCATAATGCATTAAGAAACAGTCTTGTGATTGATACGATATTGTGTGACCCTCCTTACGGTATTAGAGAAAGTATTAAAGTTTTGGGCGCCAAAGATCCGGAAAGGTTTGCTGGAAAGGAAGATATAGAGATTGATGGTGAAAAGGCATTTTTGCGCCGCGATTAcattccaacaaaaaagCCTTATGCTCTTGATTCATTGTTAGACGATATTCTACAATACTCTTCGGAAAGATTGCCCATTGACGGGAGATTGGCCTTCTGGATGCCCACGGCAAACGACGCAAACATAGAAACGATTGTACCGATGCATGAGAACCTAGAATTAAAATACAATTGCGTCCAAGAATTCAACAAATGGTCAAGAAGGCTACTGGTCTATATTAATAGGGGTGACACTTTTAACGGGCCAAGTAACCATGGACTAAAACGTTCGGAGGATAATTTCAGGGAACGATACTTCAATAACTTCAATTAA
- the ALR1 gene encoding Mg(2+) transporter ALR1 encodes MSSSSSSSESSPHLSRSNSLANSMVSMKTEDHTGLYDHRQHPDLLPVRHEAPRLKREETAKHSKPTAPKKQKKATKRDSHAEAENPPARSRIDFEDVDSELDETVAHHQLRASAILTSNARPSRLAHSMPHQRQLYVESNSSHIPKDQGIKKDYNMSPSTVSSSNKSKLSVPSSASPITKVRKPSIVSPISETPLEMKADTHSKQADPKKRTFSTTSTHSSINPMALLTKSATQKSDVEDDPQDRKPVRMNTRASFDSDVSQASRESQETEEDVCFPMLPQLHTRVNGIDFDELEEYAQFATAEKSQYLASLQGPNEQKFGNMSHDIGFTSSTSTSGSSAALKYTPRISQTGNSINEADIHEKKEDEEEDDKSGPRPGVSFGKNKVEGEEDDKIPAHDPAYSSYENIDFQIPNRFSFFCSESDETVHATDIPSLVSEGQSFYELFRGGEPTWWLDCSCPTDDEMRCIAKAFGIHPLTAEDIRMQETREKVELFKSYYFVCFHTFENDKESEDFLEPINVYIVVCRSGVLTFHFGPISHCANVRRRVRQLRDYVNVNSDWLCYALIDDITDSFAPVIQSIEYEADSIEDSVFMARDMDFSAMLQRIGESRRKTMTLMRLLSGKADVIKMFAKRCQDEANGIGPALTSQINIANLQARKDNVNRTNDNSYATLPNSYVPTTSQPRGDIALYLGDIQDHLLTMFQNLLAYEKIFSRSHTNYLSQLQVESFNSNNKVTEMLGKVTMLGTMLVPLNVITGLFGMNVPVPGGNTKTIAWWFGILGVLLSLAVAGWFLANFWIKRIDPPSTLNEAAESGAKSVISSFLPRRNKRFNDRSKNVNVRAGPSNRSIASLPSRYSRYD; translated from the coding sequence atgtcatcatcgtccAGTTCGTCAGAGTCATCGCCTCACTTATCGAGGTCAAACTCGCTGGCTAACTCTATGGTTTCCATGAAAACAGAGGACCATACAGGATTATATGACCACAGGCAACATCCCGATTTGTTACCAGTCCGTCACGAAGCGCCTCGATTGAAACGAGAGGAAACAGCCAAACACTCCAAGCCTACCGCTCCCaaaaagcagaagaaggCAACGAAACGCGACAGCCATGCGGAGGCTGAGAATCCACCTGCTAGAAGCCGGAtagattttgaagatgtgGACTCGGAGTTGGACGAAACAGTTGCTCATCACCAGTTGAGAGCCTCCGCGATTTTAACTTCCAATGCGAGGCCATCTAGGTTAGCCCATTCCATGCCACACCAAAGGCAGCTTTACGTAGAGAGTAATAGTAGCCATATACCAAAGGATCAGGGcataaagaaagattatAATATGTCGCCATCCACAGTTTCTTCAAGCAACAAATCTAAGTTAAGTGTGCCTTCCTCGGCAAGCCCTATTACCAAAGTTCGTAAGCCTTCAATAGTCAGTCCAATCTCTGAAACCCCTCTAGAAATGAAAGCTGATACACATTCCAAGCAGGCAGACcccaagaaaagaacatttTCCACAACATCCACGCATTCGTCCATTAACCCCATGGCTCTGCTTACGAAAAGCGCAACCCAAAAATCAGATGTAGAAGATGATCCACAGGATAGAAAGCCAGTGCGTATGAACACCAGAGCCTCTTTTGATAGCGATGTTTCTCAGGCCTCCAGAGAGTCGCAAGAGACGGAGGAAGATGTTTGTTTCCCGATGCTTCCGCAATTGCACACAAGAGTTAATGGTATAGACTTTGATGAATTAGAAGAGTACGCCCAGTTTGCGACAGCGGAAAAGAGCCAGTACCTGGCAAGCCTTCAAGGGCccaatgaacaaaaatttggtaaTATGTCTCACGATATTGGATTTACAAGCTCTACCTCCACTTCAGGGTCCTCGGCAGCCCTCAAGTACACACCTAGAATCTCGCAGACTGGTAATAGTATCAATGAAGCAGACATTCATgagaagaaggaagacgaggaagaagatgataaaTCTGGACCACGTCCTGGCGTGtcatttggtaaaaatAAGGtggaaggagaagaagacgacAAAATTCCAGCTCATGATCCAGCATATTCGTCATACGAAAATatagattttcaaattcccAACaggttttcatttttttgttcagaATCTGATGAAACCGTGCATGCTACTGATATCCCGTCCTTGGTGTCTGAAGGCCAGTCGTTCTATGAATTGTTCAGAGGGGGGGAACCAACTTGGTGGTTAGATTGCAGTTGCCCAACCGATGACGAAATGCGTTGCATAGCAAAGGCTTTTGGAATTCATCCATTGACGGCAGAAGATATTAGAATGCAAGAAACTCGTGAAAAAGTGGAGCTTTTTAAGTCgtattattttgtttgtttccaTACATTTGAAAACGACAAAGAATCGGAAGATTTCTTAGAGCCCATTAACGTTTACATTGTCGTTTGTAGATCTGGTGTTTTGACCTTCCATTTTGGTCCAATTTCACATTGTGCCAATGTTAGAAGACGTGTAAGACAACTACGTGATTACGTCAACGTCAATTCGGATTGGTTATGTTATGCTTTGATCGATGATATCACAGATAGTTTTGCTCCGGTCATTCAATCGATCGAATATGAAGCAGACTCTATTGAAGATTCTGTATTCATGGCTCGTGACATGGACTTTTCGGCCATGCTACAAAGAATTGGCGAAAGTAGACGCAAGACAATGACGCTAATGAGGCTTCTAAGCGGTAAGGCCGATGTCATTAAAATGTTTGCCAAAAGATGTCAAGATGAAGCTAATGGTATCGGGCCAGCGCTAACGTCACAAATCAACATTGCAAATTTAcaagcaagaaaagataatGTTAATCGCACCAATGATAATAGCTATGCAACTTTACCAAACAGCTACGTGCCTACAACTTCACAACCAAGAGGGGATATTGCACTATATTTAGGTGATATCCAAGATCATTTGCTCACaatgtttcaaaatctGTTAGCttatgaaaagattttctcTAGATCACATACAAACTACTTGTCCCAATTACAAGTAGAGTCATTTAATTCTAATAATAAAGTTACGGAAATGTTAGGAAAAGTTACGATGCTGGGTACAATGTTAGTTCCCTTGAACGTTATCACTGGTCTGTTTGGTATGAATGTTCCGGTGCCAGGAGGAAATACTAAAACTATTGCGTGGTGGTTTGGGATATTGGGTGTTCTACTTTCATTGGCTGTTGCAGGTTGGTTCTTAGCGAACTTTTGGATTAAAAGAATAGATCCTCCGTCCACACTAAATGAAGCTGCGGAGAGCGGGGCTAAGTCAGTCATATCCAGCTTTTtgccaagaagaaataaacgATTCAACGATCGTTCTAAAAACGTCAATGTAAGAGCCGGCCCTTCAAACAGGTCAATCGCGAGTCTTCCTAGTAGATATAGCCGTTATGATTGA
- the TRM13 gene encoding tRNA:m4X modification enzyme: MSQDNAGPVTKKAKPSERLQCEYFMEQKKRRCGMTRGSQNLYCSEHLNLLRKATNSQVHNKHGADAKAGKERERIPCPLDSNHTVWADRLDMHLKKCNKTKLSHLNDGKSYYEPGFNAGGAVLSPPAKIDLTAEHYIQSIQLLYKVFKMETMDELPLKQLNNELMSLRRFPQLQTNTKHAVQQSSLIENLVAVGAYENPTSLSFIEFGCGRAEFSRYISQYVLTQLAGSSEDQSESNSNEFILIDRAANRMKFDKKIKDDFLEIKLRSELKAIKCPSINRAKIDIRDLKLDSILTSTPTDKSRYVCVSKHLCGVATDLTLRCITNSTVLHGGDDDGSESKLRAICIAMCCRHVCNGGDYVNRGYITSLLEKYKADGSILTYESFFRMLTKICTWATCGRKADANVTDTVNVVESFDGAEPYTMTIKERENIGLMARRIIDEGRLAYVKETFKGYSAELIKYVASDVSLENVAMLVYKK, encoded by the coding sequence ATGTCACAAGATAATGCAGGACCGGTGACTAAGAAGGCGAAGCCTTCAGAAAGGCTGCAATGCGAATATTTCATGGAACAAAAGAAGCGAAGATGCGGGATGACCAGAGGCTCGCAAAACCTGTATTGCTCTGAGCATTTGAACTTGCTGAGGAAGGCTACGAATTCTCAGGTTCATAACAAGCATGGTGCAGATGCCAAGGCGGGGaaggaaagagaaagaattCCCTGTCCATTAGATTCGAATCATACCGTTTGGGCAGATCGGTTGGATATGCATCTTAAGAAATGTAATAAGACCAAGTTGAGCCATCTGAACGACGGCAAGTCGTACTACGAACCCGGTTTCAATGCAGGTGGTGCAGTATTGTCCCCACCTGCCAAAATAGATCTTACAGCAGAGCATTATATTCAATCCATCCAATTGCTATATAAGGTCTTCAAAATGGAGACCATGGATGAGCTGCCATTGAAACAACTAAACAATGAACTGATGTCTTTGAGAAGATTCCCTCAGTTGCAGACAAACACCAAGCATGCTGTTCAACAGTCCTCGCTGATTGAAAACTTGGTTGCTGTTGGAGCCTATGAGAACCCGACGAGTTTGAGCTTTATTGAGTTTGGCTGTGGCAGGGCTGAGTTCTCGCGCTATATAAGTCAATATGTTCTTACTCAATTGGCGGGCTCTTCCGAAGACCAATCAGAATCAAATTCCAATGAATTCATATTGATTGACAGAGCAGCGAACAGGATGAAGTTCGATAAGAAGATAAAGGAcgattttttggaaataaaGTTGCGCTCTGAATTAAAGGCTATTAAGTGTCCGAGTATCAATAGGGCTAAGATCGACATCCGGGATTTGAAGTTAGATTCAATTTTAACTTCAACGCCGACGGACAAGAGCCGATACGTCTGCGTTTCTAAGCACCTTTGTGGCGTCGCTACGGACCTAACTTTGAGGTGCATAACAAATAGTACTGTCTTACATGGTGGTGATGACGATGGATCTGAGTCTAAATTAAGGGCGATTTGCATTGCCATGTGCTGCAGGCATGTTTGTAATGGTGGCGATTATGTTAACCGTGGTTATATCACGTCACTTCTTGAAAAGTATAAGGCTGATGGTTCCATTCTAACATATGAAAGCTTTTTCCGCATGCTGACCAAAATCTGTACTTGGGCTACTTGCGGAAGAAAGGCAGACGCGAACGTTACAGATACAGTAAATGTTGTTGAATCGTTTGATGGAGCAGAACCATATACAATGACCATCAAGgagagagaaaatataGGACTGATGGCTAGACGTATAATCGATGAGGGCAGACTGGCCTATGTCAAGGAGACTTTTAAAGGGTATAGTGCAGAACTGATAAAATACGTAGCCTCTGATGTGTCCCTTGAAAACGTGGCCATGTTAGTTTATAAAAAGTAG
- the YGK3 gene encoding serine/threonine protein kinase YGK3, protein MLVAKKVFGNIPNIMTKSENEHYFIDDIVSIKNRQKSKMYVKEGKRIGHGSFGTVTQSYLSNNSTEWLGPYAIKRVVKCPKVESLELEILQNIKHPNLVTLEFFFESQYTTKDGGQVHQKNFVMEYIPQTLSSEIHQYFDNGYEFPTKHIKLYAFQILRALLTLHSMNICHGDLKPSNILIIPSSGIAKVCDFGSAQQLGGNGDLKTYFCSRFYRAPELLLNSKNYTTQIDIWSLGCIIGEMIKGQPLFKGDNAKSQLEKIAILLGRLPEPNTSSSVSQELQRNLHDQKFKKFMHWFPYIEFFDVDFLIKALVYNFAERWDAKQLMAHEFFDALRNETYFLPRDSNMPVHLPELFNFSALEKKALGEYYNSIVPPSD, encoded by the coding sequence ATGCTTGTAGCGAAAAAGGTTTTCGGGAATATTCCCAATATAATGACAAAGTCAGAGAATGAACACTATTTTATCGATGACATCGTATCTATTAAAAACAGACAAAAGAGCAAGATGTATGTCAAGGAGGGGAAACGAATAGGGCATGGCTCATTCGGCACTGTAACACAGTCGTATTTGTCAAACAACAGTACAGAATGGTTGGGGCCCTATGCGATAAAAAGAGTCGTTAAATGTCCAAAAGTGGAGTCTTTAGAATTAGAGATCTTGCAAAATATTAAACATCCAAATCTAGTCACTTTagagtttttctttgagaGCCAATATACAACCAAAGATGGTGGACAAGtacaccaaaaaaattttgttaTGGAGTATATTCCTCAAACCTTGAGTTCTgaaattcatcaatatttCGATAATGGATACGAGTTTCCTACAAAGCATATTAAGCTGTACGCTTTCCAGATTCTTCGAGCACTTCTCACCCTACATTCCATGAACATATGCCATGGTGATCTCAAGCCGAGCAACATACTGATTATACCCAGCAGCGGTATTGCTAAAGTTTGTGATTTTGGCTCAGCCCAACAATTAGGGGGCAATGGAGATCTAAAGACATACTTCTGTTCGAGGTTTTATAGAGCACCTGAACTTCttttaaattcaaagaattaTACAACACAAATAGATATATGGTCACTTGGTTGCATAATAGGCGAAATGATAAAAGGTCAACCCCTTTTTAAAGGAGATAATGCCAAATCACAATTAGAGAAGATAGCAATTCTATTAGGCCGGCTCCCTGAACCTAATACTTCTTCAAGCGTATCTCaagaattacaaagaaaCTTACATGACCAAAAATTTAAGAAATTTATGCATTGGTTCCCGTATATCGAGTTTTTCGACGTTGACTTCTTAATAAAAGCATTGGTGTATAACTTTGCTGAAAGATGGGATGCTAAACAATTAATGGCtcatgaattttttgacgCGTTAAGAAATGAAACCTATTTTTTGCCAAGAGATTCGAATATGCCAGTGCATCTACCAGAATTATTTAATTTTAGCGcactagaaaaaaaggctcTTGGAGAGTACTACAACTCAATCGTACCACCGTCGGATTAG
- the VPS68 gene encoding Vps68p, whose amino-acid sequence MDADDHAGLFRFPFKIPTFHGIRKAGVYLSGALYALGFWVFLDAVLFSRFSNASDVHVTFIDWIPFLCSTLGTLIVNSIEKNRLLQGALSSDGGAFGSSGGDLDSSMAWQARTILFFGFALLAGGLSGSIVVLIIKFLVKDYNTYPTLGMGINNVLGNVCILLSCVVLWIAQNVEDEYSYSLTL is encoded by the coding sequence ATGGACGCGGATGATCATGCCGGATTGTTTCGGTTCCCCTTCAAAATCCCTACTTTTCATGGTATAAGGAAGGCCGGGGTATATCTATCAGGTGCCCTTTATGCTCTAGGGTTTTGGGTCTTTTTGGATGCGGTACTTTTTTCTAGGTTCTCCAATGCTTCGGACGTTCATGTGACATTTATTGATTGGATTCCATTTCTTTGCAGTACGCTAGGGACATTGATTGTCAATTCcatcgaaaaaaatagattaCTGCAAGGGGCTTTATCATCAGACGGTGGTGCTTTCGGTAGCAGTGGCGGTGATTTGGACTCGAGCATGGCATGGCAAGCTCGtactattttattttttggcTTTGCCTTATTAGCTGGTGGATTATCAGGTTCCATTGTTGTATTGatcatcaaatttttaGTCAAGGATTATAATACTTATCCAACATTGGGGATGGGCATCAACAATGTATTAGGAAATGTATGCATATTATTGAGTTGTGTCGTTCTATGGATTGCTCAAAATGTGGAAGACGAGTATTCATACTCTTTGACACTTTAA
- the MDH2 gene encoding malate dehydrogenase MDH2, producing the protein MPHSVTPSIEQDSLKIAVLGAAGGIGQSLSLLLKAQLQYQLKESNRTATHIHLALYDVNQEAINGVTADLSHIDTPISVSSHSPAGGIQNCLNNASIVVIPAGVPRKPGMTRDDLFNVNAGIISQLGDSIAECCDLSKVFVLVISNPVNSLVPVMVSNILKNHPQSRNSGIERRIMGVTKLDIVRASTFLREINIESGLTPRVNSMPDVPVIGGHSGETIIPLFSQSNFLSRLNADQLKYLIHRVQYGGDEVVKAKNGKGSATLSMAHAGYKCVVQFVSLLLGNIDQIHGTYYVSLKDANNAPVAPGADQLLPLVNESAYFAVPLTITTKGVSYVDYDIVSRMNDMERNEMLPICTSQLKKNIDKGLEFVASRTA; encoded by the coding sequence ATGCCCCACTCAGTTACCCCCTCCATTGAACAAgactctttgaaaatcGCCGTTTTAGGTGCTGCCGGTGGTATTGGCCAGTCGCTATCGCTGCTTTTAAAGGCCCAGCTGCAATACCAGTTGAAGGAGAGTAATCGCACTGCTACTCACATCCATCTGGCTCTTTACGATGTCAACCAGGAGGCAATCAACGGTGTCACTGCTGACTTGTCTCATATAGATACTCCTATCTCCGTGTCCAGCCACTCCCCCGCAGGCGGCATTCAAAACTGTTTGAATAACGCTTCTATCGTTGTTATCCCTGCAGGTGTCCCTAGAAAGCCAGGCATGACACGTGATGACTTGTTTAACGTGAATGCCGGTATCATTAGCCAACTGGGCGATTCTATTGCCGAGTGCTGCGATCTCTCCAAGGTCTTTGTGCTTGTCATTTCCAACCCTGTTAACTCTTTGGTTCCTGTGATGGTTTCGAATATCCTCAAAAATCACCCTCAGTCCAGAAACTCAGGCATCGAAAGAAGAATCATGGGTGTTACTAAGCTAGACATTGTAAGAGCATCTACTTTTTTGCGTGAGATAAACATTGAATCTGGGTTAACCCCCCGTGTCAACTCCATGCCAGATGTTCCAGTAATTGGCGGACATTCTGGTGAGACTATCATCCCATTGTTTTCTCAATCAAACTTTCTATCGAGACTAAACGCGGACCAGTTGAAGTATCTAATACATAGAGTACAGTACGGCGGTGATGAAGTGGTCAAGGCCAAGAACGGTAAGGGTAGTGCCACACTATCGATGGCTCACGCTGGTTACAAATGTGTTGTCCAGTTTGTTTCCTTACTATTGGGTAACATTGATCAAATTCACGGAACCTACTACGTATCCTTGAAAGATGCTAACAACGCTCCCGTGGCACCCGGTGCCGACCAATTACTACCTCTAGTGAACGAATCCGCTTACTTTGCCGTGCCCTTGACCATCACCACAAAGGGTGTTTCCTACGTGGACTACGATATCGTCAGTAGAATGAACGATATGGAGCGCAACGAAATGTTGCCAATCTGTACTTCccaattaaagaaaaatatcgaTAAGGGTTTGGAGTTCGTCGCTTCTAGAACTGCTTAA